A genomic stretch from Chitinophaga agri includes:
- the miaE gene encoding tRNA-(ms[2]io[6]A)-hydroxylase, whose amino-acid sequence MSKVSILGLHLPTDPRWVNLAAISLEEILTDHAFCEQKAATSCISLIQRYPEKDKLVQELAPIVTEEWGHFRQVLAEMRKRGFSLGKQRKDMYVNALMLHQNKGGDPQSVLLDRLLIFALIEARSAERFRLLSEGLEDAYLKEFYRKFMISEAGHYRLFIDLANEYIPEERVRARWQEWLTLEADIIQNLEVRGDRMH is encoded by the coding sequence ATGAGTAAAGTCTCCATATTAGGGCTACACCTCCCTACTGACCCGCGCTGGGTAAACCTGGCCGCTATCTCTCTGGAAGAGATCCTGACTGACCATGCTTTCTGTGAACAAAAAGCGGCTACCTCCTGTATATCCCTGATACAGCGTTATCCTGAAAAGGATAAACTGGTACAGGAACTCGCTCCTATCGTCACTGAAGAATGGGGACATTTCCGGCAGGTACTGGCTGAAATGCGCAAACGTGGGTTCTCCCTGGGCAAACAGCGCAAAGATATGTATGTGAACGCGCTGATGCTCCATCAGAACAAAGGTGGTGATCCGCAATCAGTACTGCTGGACAGACTACTCATATTTGCGCTCATTGAAGCCCGCAGTGCGGAACGTTTCCGCCTGCTCAGTGAAGGTTTGGAAGATGCCTATCTGAAAGAATTTTACCGCAAATTCATGATATCTGAAGCAGGGCATTACCGCCTGTTCATAGACCTGGCCAATGAATATATACCGGAAGAGAGGGTAAGGGCCCGCTGGCAGGAATGGCTGACACTGGAGGCAGACATCATTCAAAACCTGGAAGTGCGCGGTGACAGAATGCACTAG
- a CDS encoding DUF4291 domain-containing protein: protein MTKEKTIRAVYDEETITVYQAYNKSIALSAVAKQTFVSPPFKMERMTWIKPSFLWTMYRSGWATKEDQEYILAIKIKREGFEWALRNACLSKYDHTIYPSSAAWSKQLKISPARVQWDPERDIDLHALPHRAIQVGITGIAVEKYVNEWITQIDDITARVQHIRELVKTGKREEALSLLPDEQPYLLPDLKLG from the coding sequence ATGACGAAAGAAAAAACGATCCGTGCTGTATATGATGAAGAAACGATCACGGTATATCAGGCTTACAACAAAAGCATCGCATTATCCGCAGTAGCTAAACAAACCTTCGTTTCCCCTCCGTTTAAAATGGAAAGAATGACCTGGATCAAACCATCATTCCTCTGGACGATGTATCGTTCCGGATGGGCGACAAAGGAGGACCAGGAGTATATTTTAGCTATCAAAATAAAAAGAGAAGGCTTTGAATGGGCGCTGAGAAATGCGTGCCTGTCGAAGTATGATCATACCATCTATCCCTCCTCCGCAGCATGGAGTAAGCAACTGAAGATCTCGCCGGCCAGGGTGCAATGGGACCCTGAGCGGGACATTGATCTCCATGCTTTACCACACCGGGCCATACAGGTGGGCATAACAGGTATTGCGGTTGAGAAGTACGTCAATGAATGGATCACCCAGATAGATGATATTACCGCACGGGTGCAGCATATCAGGGAACTGGTGAAAACAGGTAAACGGGAAGAAGCATTGTCTTTATTACCGGATGAACAGCCATATCTCTTACCTGATCTTAAACTGGGCTGA
- a CDS encoding DMT family transporter: MIYILLSVICSVTVGIILKLAKRYEVSILQAIATNYVVAGGLSYFLYKPELSMIDAHAPWQLFAGLALLLPSVFLILGMSVRQAGIVKTDIAQRLSLFISIVAAWLLFKETFNNYKIIGLVLGFVAIFFVLNKPKVQSDDNKQSLAPLLVFLGFGIIDIMFKQVALAKELPYTTSLTMIFILSFTVAVVFVIVEVLRKKTVLHMKNILWGMLLGAFNFGNILFYMRAHKILHNNPSTVFAAMNLGVIILGSLVGITIFREKLNRYNYIGIVLAIAAVICITLSQLYAR; the protein is encoded by the coding sequence ATGATTTACATTCTTTTAAGTGTAATCTGCAGCGTTACGGTAGGTATTATTCTTAAACTGGCTAAACGCTACGAGGTCAGTATTCTCCAGGCTATTGCCACAAACTATGTAGTGGCGGGTGGGTTGAGTTATTTCCTGTATAAGCCGGAACTGTCGATGATAGATGCGCATGCGCCCTGGCAGTTGTTTGCCGGTCTGGCGTTATTGCTGCCTTCTGTATTCTTAATATTAGGGATGTCTGTAAGACAGGCTGGGATTGTTAAAACCGACATTGCCCAGCGGCTGTCCCTGTTTATTTCTATCGTGGCCGCCTGGCTATTGTTTAAAGAGACATTCAACAACTATAAGATCATTGGACTGGTGCTAGGGTTTGTAGCGATATTCTTCGTGCTGAATAAGCCAAAAGTCCAGTCAGACGACAACAAACAGTCGCTTGCGCCCTTGCTGGTATTTTTAGGGTTTGGTATTATAGACATTATGTTTAAGCAGGTAGCGCTGGCGAAAGAGCTGCCTTATACCACATCACTGACCATGATCTTTATACTATCATTTACAGTGGCGGTTGTTTTCGTGATCGTGGAGGTACTGCGGAAGAAGACGGTATTACATATGAAGAACATCCTCTGGGGTATGCTGCTGGGTGCTTTTAACTTCGGAAATATTCTGTTCTATATGAGAGCACATAAGATCCTGCATAACAATCCTTCTACTGTGTTTGCGGCGATGAACCTGGGTGTGATCATACTGGGCAGCCTGGTGGGGATCACTATTTTCAGAGAGAAACTGAACCGCTACAACTATATAGGTATCGTACTGGCGATTGCTGCTGTGATCTGCATTACATTATCCCAGCTGTACGCGCGTTAA
- a CDS encoding MFS transporter yields the protein MNNSKVSQTIWQVILASSAGTLIEWYDFYIFGSLSAIISQKFFPPSNPDLAYIATLATFAVGFIVRPFGAIVFGRLGDLTGRKYTFLLTLLIMGGSTFAIGFVPGYESIGIVAPIIVLVLRLLQGLALGGEYGGAATYVAEHSPHDQRGYYTSFIQTTATLGLFVSLAVILITRSSLTPEDFNAWGWRIPFWLSIFLVLMSYYIRIRLKESPLFVQLKAEGKTSLNPLKESFGKKENLRMVLLALFGATMGQGVIWYTGQFYALSFLQKTMQVEFVQSNIIIAVALLLGTPFFIYFGKLSDKIGRKKIMMTGMLVAALAYYPIYAGMDRVADLSLKNEDTSRYSIENTISRNEKMQNIEKSIKTKTYTDGSKFRETTIATDGKAETTREIIVSTPQLWQLILLVFIQVIFVTMVYGPIAAFLVELFPTRIRYTSMSLPYHIGNGIFGGLLPTVATLLVTETHNHLAGLLYPIAIALVCFLIGVTGIKSNMISNE from the coding sequence ATGAACAACAGCAAAGTCTCACAAACCATCTGGCAGGTAATACTGGCCTCCTCCGCCGGGACACTCATTGAATGGTATGACTTCTACATTTTTGGTAGTCTGTCGGCCATCATTTCCCAGAAATTTTTTCCTCCCAGCAATCCTGATCTGGCCTACATTGCCACTTTGGCCACTTTTGCCGTGGGATTTATTGTACGCCCGTTCGGGGCGATCGTCTTCGGCCGCCTGGGCGATCTCACGGGACGTAAGTACACCTTTTTGCTAACGTTGCTCATTATGGGCGGCTCTACTTTTGCCATCGGCTTTGTACCCGGGTATGAGAGCATCGGCATCGTCGCGCCAATTATTGTACTGGTCCTCCGGCTGTTACAGGGTCTGGCCCTCGGTGGTGAATACGGAGGCGCGGCCACCTACGTCGCGGAGCATTCTCCTCATGATCAGCGGGGCTATTACACCAGTTTCATACAAACGACCGCCACACTCGGTCTGTTCGTATCGCTTGCGGTGATCCTGATCACCCGGTCCAGCCTCACTCCCGAAGACTTCAACGCCTGGGGATGGCGTATTCCCTTCTGGCTGTCTATCTTCCTGGTACTCATGTCCTATTATATCAGGATACGACTGAAAGAATCACCACTGTTTGTGCAGCTGAAAGCAGAAGGTAAAACATCACTCAATCCGCTGAAGGAAAGCTTTGGTAAAAAAGAGAACCTGCGCATGGTATTGCTCGCACTGTTTGGCGCCACCATGGGTCAGGGCGTGATCTGGTACACCGGACAATTTTATGCACTGTCATTCCTCCAGAAAACCATGCAGGTAGAATTTGTACAGTCCAATATTATTATCGCAGTAGCATTATTGCTCGGTACCCCGTTCTTTATCTATTTTGGTAAATTATCCGACAAGATAGGGCGCAAAAAGATCATGATGACAGGTATGCTGGTGGCAGCACTCGCCTATTATCCGATCTACGCGGGTATGGACAGGGTGGCGGATCTCAGCCTGAAAAATGAAGATACCAGCCGCTACAGCATTGAGAACACCATCTCCCGGAATGAAAAAATGCAGAACATAGAGAAGTCCATTAAAACAAAAACATACACTGATGGCTCTAAGTTCCGCGAGACAACCATTGCTACGGATGGTAAAGCAGAAACCACCCGTGAGATCATTGTAAGTACGCCTCAGCTATGGCAACTCATCCTGCTGGTGTTTATACAGGTGATCTTTGTAACCATGGTATACGGACCTATAGCCGCCTTCCTGGTGGAATTATTCCCTACGCGCATCCGCTATACCTCGATGTCCCTGCCTTATCATATAGGGAACGGGATATTTGGCGGATTGCTGCCAACTGTTGCCACATTACTGGTAACAGAAACGCACAACCACCTGGCAGGATTGCTCTATCCGATAGCTATTGCACTGGTGTGCTTCCTGATCGGGGTGACGGGTATTAAAAGTAATATGATCAGCAACGAGTGA
- a CDS encoding DUF6263 family protein, with product MTKKSVVLLTGLIFVSTILTGQVRKTIIPTLNPGEQYIFKNTTINDIHEDGVRTINQTYTANWFLRVIGKTADGKVMMKATYLKIQQRTEHLFTHEATGFNSDDFKEYVVKSLNDDLHAQNDRLRKLCEGMMGKSFTLYFDDNLRINKVTGVDTLIENALIGMDEQASPALQSFQKSTRGTINNEEIWKVFDGAFVYIPDEAVGTGDKWSKDENHNVGPLKVNYVVKSEEDNNMEIAVSSAAAINSDIQVSYSRKGTITVDTKTGLLVQSSIKDDMKPRAGNITRLVIKTVKNELQKK from the coding sequence ATGACCAAAAAGAGTGTTGTCCTGTTGACGGGCCTTATCTTCGTTTCAACGATCCTGACAGGACAGGTAAGAAAGACGATCATTCCAACATTGAATCCTGGAGAGCAGTACATTTTCAAGAACACAACCATTAACGACATTCACGAAGACGGTGTACGTACCATTAATCAGACTTATACGGCCAACTGGTTCCTGCGTGTGATAGGAAAGACAGCCGACGGCAAAGTGATGATGAAAGCTACTTATCTGAAGATCCAGCAGAGAACAGAACATCTATTCACACATGAGGCGACGGGCTTTAACTCCGATGATTTCAAAGAGTATGTAGTGAAAAGCCTGAACGATGACTTACATGCGCAGAACGATAGATTGCGTAAATTATGCGAAGGTATGATGGGTAAATCATTTACACTTTACTTCGACGATAACCTGCGTATAAACAAGGTAACTGGTGTGGATACACTGATTGAAAACGCGCTGATCGGTATGGATGAACAGGCGTCACCTGCTTTACAGAGCTTTCAGAAATCTACCAGAGGTACGATCAACAATGAAGAGATCTGGAAGGTCTTCGATGGCGCATTCGTGTACATTCCTGATGAAGCAGTAGGTACAGGTGACAAATGGAGCAAGGATGAGAATCATAATGTGGGTCCGCTGAAGGTAAATTACGTAGTGAAGAGCGAAGAAGACAACAATATGGAGATTGCCGTATCTTCTGCTGCTGCGATCAATAGTGATATCCAGGTGTCTTATTCCAGGAAAGGCACTATTACAGTAGATACTAAAACCGGACTATTGGTACAGTCTTCTATTAAAGATGATATGAAACCAAGAGCTGGTAACATTACAAGACTCGTGATCAAGACTGTCAAGAACGAACTGCAAAAGAAATAA
- a CDS encoding patatin-like phospholipase family protein, producing MRKRPALVFLFIILLLPAAVFAQDAAKRPKIGLTLSGGGAKGLAHIGILQALDSAGLKVDYITGTSMGSIVGSLYAMGYSGDAIEKLAREMDWSNLFSNQPVLTDISFEEKREYNKYLIEIPFEYGKPKLASGVIAGEQLWLELARLCWPVNNVRDFSQFDIPFKCIATDVTTGDIVTLDTGDIVMAIRASMAIPSVFTAVKIGDKNLVDGGVVRNFPVITAKDMGADIVIGSNVSSGLRKAEQLATPLDIIYQLGFYKDAEDFKQAKKLTDIYIHHHLDNYTAASFGSVDSLLAIGKKKGDEMYPVFKHMADSLNALYPPATPFRKNRLPFTPDIELIDIKVTGLVHSDERFFKGRLGLVKGGCYTPTDLKDAVLNVFGTRFYKMITYDLEAKGNGKSLMNVQVEENPLTYVKFALQYNSFTNASAIINITQRNFVVPNSRAFVSLAIGENPRVKGELFKYLGPKRNFGFGLGVDFEDNALTLYKDYKRQMEYHLKYLNGEAKLQYTLNSMMAIGVGTRFEFLNISPRYESVEVLRGNGNQLNSFLYFGVNSLDRKIYPHRGMDLQFESGWVYRQQTGYRVYKDGAEIMPEDYGYKFNNYQRTLLRMKYNLPVNPKGTMQLEAGGGANFTHRQGPINAFLLGGLNTVIRNQLPIVGIREAEITTSSAATLQLSYQYEFMRNVYAIPRAGAVLYDFLGDVSSKYKYMSGYGLTGGYSSFMGPIEASVMYCDQDGRLRMYVNIGFNF from the coding sequence ATGCGTAAACGACCGGCTTTAGTTTTTTTATTTATCATACTGTTGCTACCCGCAGCGGTGTTCGCCCAGGATGCGGCAAAAAGACCTAAGATAGGTCTGACACTTAGTGGCGGCGGAGCTAAAGGGCTGGCACACATAGGTATTTTGCAGGCGCTCGACAGTGCCGGACTAAAGGTTGACTATATCACCGGTACCAGTATGGGAAGTATCGTAGGGTCGCTCTATGCTATGGGCTATTCCGGCGATGCAATTGAGAAACTGGCCCGGGAAATGGATTGGAGTAACCTGTTTTCGAATCAGCCGGTGCTGACGGACATATCCTTCGAAGAAAAGCGGGAGTATAATAAATACCTGATAGAGATCCCTTTTGAATACGGTAAACCCAAACTGGCGTCTGGCGTGATAGCAGGCGAGCAGCTCTGGCTGGAACTGGCCCGGTTGTGCTGGCCGGTGAATAATGTGAGAGATTTTTCCCAATTTGATATACCCTTTAAATGTATTGCCACAGATGTGACCACAGGAGACATCGTTACGCTGGATACCGGTGATATTGTCATGGCCATCCGCGCCAGCATGGCTATCCCTTCGGTGTTCACGGCAGTGAAGATTGGCGATAAGAACCTGGTGGACGGAGGGGTGGTACGCAACTTCCCTGTTATTACAGCGAAAGATATGGGGGCAGATATCGTGATCGGTTCCAACGTCAGTAGTGGTCTGCGTAAGGCGGAGCAACTCGCAACGCCACTGGATATTATTTATCAGCTGGGCTTTTACAAGGATGCGGAAGATTTTAAACAGGCAAAGAAACTGACGGATATCTACATACATCATCACCTGGATAATTATACGGCGGCCAGTTTCGGGAGCGTGGATTCCCTGCTGGCAATAGGAAAAAAGAAGGGTGATGAGATGTACCCTGTATTTAAACATATGGCGGATTCCCTGAATGCACTATACCCGCCGGCCACGCCCTTCCGGAAGAACAGGTTACCGTTCACGCCGGATATTGAACTGATAGATATTAAGGTCACCGGACTGGTACATTCAGATGAACGTTTCTTCAAAGGAAGGCTGGGACTGGTAAAAGGAGGTTGTTATACGCCTACTGATCTGAAAGATGCCGTACTGAATGTATTTGGTACCCGTTTCTATAAAATGATCACTTATGACCTCGAAGCGAAAGGGAACGGTAAAAGCCTGATGAATGTCCAGGTGGAGGAGAATCCGTTAACCTATGTGAAGTTTGCCTTGCAGTACAACAGTTTTACGAATGCCAGCGCTATTATTAATATCACACAGCGCAATTTTGTGGTGCCTAACTCCAGGGCGTTTGTTAGCTTAGCGATCGGGGAAAATCCAAGAGTAAAGGGAGAATTATTCAAATACCTGGGACCGAAGCGGAATTTTGGTTTCGGACTGGGCGTTGATTTCGAAGACAATGCGCTGACGCTCTACAAAGACTATAAGCGCCAGATGGAATATCATCTGAAATACCTGAATGGCGAAGCCAAGCTGCAATATACCCTGAACAGTATGATGGCGATAGGCGTAGGCACCCGGTTTGAGTTCCTGAACATCAGCCCGCGGTATGAGTCTGTGGAGGTTTTAAGGGGCAATGGTAATCAGCTGAATAGCTTCCTGTATTTCGGCGTGAACTCACTCGACAGAAAGATCTATCCGCATCGCGGTATGGACCTGCAGTTTGAATCAGGATGGGTGTATCGTCAGCAGACGGGCTACAGGGTATATAAGGACGGAGCGGAGATCATGCCGGAGGACTATGGTTATAAGTTCAACAATTACCAGCGTACCCTGCTGCGTATGAAGTATAACCTGCCTGTCAATCCTAAAGGTACGATGCAGCTGGAGGCAGGAGGTGGAGCTAACTTTACGCATCGCCAGGGGCCTATCAATGCCTTCCTGCTGGGAGGATTGAACACCGTGATCCGTAACCAGTTGCCTATTGTGGGTATCAGGGAGGCGGAGATCACAACATCAAGTGCGGCGACCCTGCAATTGTCCTATCAATATGAATTTATGCGGAATGTTTATGCGATTCCCCGTGCGGGCGCAGTGTTGTATGACTTCCTGGGGGATGTATCTTCGAAGTATAAGTATATGAGCGGGTATGGATTAACAGGGGGATATTCTTCCTTTATGGGGCCAATAGAAGCGTCCGTCATGTATTGTGACCAGGACGGACGCCTGCGGATGTATGTGAATATCGGATTTAATTTCTAG